In Haloimpatiens massiliensis, the following are encoded in one genomic region:
- a CDS encoding DUF1835 domain-containing protein, translating into MKKIIHVCFSESTRASLKYALSTKIIQGNKVIGFFDDLSSGPIYGEVKLGYRINWWKKIIKEHDIDYIEYLKGNYYEFNKNISKMTSTDTIYFWIGNNALDLLSLMFTLEKINITLDNMYIVNVSEITFNKGLVNEFTPRCPGEIDPKRFSDFLSIKRKMENKPYKFILNNWNRIKEEEGNLRVYQDGEIVTVDEDYFDALILKYTSNEFTKSARVVGSTLGFSKDFISDSYIFWRIQELIKKGTIEYRGNFNIMREMEVRISKNYKIRLC; encoded by the coding sequence ATGAAAAAAATAATTCACGTATGTTTTTCTGAAAGTACAAGAGCAAGTTTAAAGTATGCCCTAAGCACTAAGATTATACAGGGAAATAAAGTTATAGGATTTTTTGATGATTTATCTAGTGGACCTATTTATGGGGAAGTGAAGTTGGGATATAGAATTAATTGGTGGAAGAAAATCATTAAAGAGCATGACATTGATTATATAGAATACTTAAAAGGAAACTATTATGAATTCAATAAAAATATTTCTAAAATGACCTCTACAGATACTATTTATTTTTGGATTGGAAATAATGCACTGGATTTATTATCTTTAATGTTTACCTTAGAAAAAATAAATATAACGTTAGATAACATGTACATTGTTAATGTATCAGAAATTACTTTTAATAAAGGGTTAGTTAATGAATTTACTCCAAGATGCCCAGGTGAAATAGATCCTAAAAGATTTTCAGATTTTTTAAGTATTAAAAGGAAAATGGAAAATAAGCCATATAAATTTATATTAAATAATTGGAATAGAATAAAAGAAGAGGAAGGAAATCTAAGAGTTTATCAAGACGGAGAAATTGTAACAGTAGATGAAGATTATTTTGATGCTCTAATACTTAAGTACACTTCCAATGAATTTACAAAATCCGCTAGAGTTGTGGGAAGTACTTTAGGCTTTAGTAAGGATTTTATATCTGACTCCTATATCTTTTGGAGAATACAGGAACTTATTAAAAAGGGAACTATAGAGTATAGAGGAAATTTTAATATTATGAGAGAAATGGAAGTTAGAATTTCAAAAAATTATAAAATTAGGCTCTGTTAA
- a CDS encoding response regulator transcription factor, which yields MKKSKILVVEDDEEINDLIYRALKNEGYDIVQCFNGKEAIEKYNNTFNLVILDLMLPYIDGIEVLRQIRTVNNAPVIILSAKAEETDRIIGLGMGADDYMVKPFSVRELIARVKAQLRRYVYYNESKKRPILEHDELKLDTLNYKVYKQTKELSLTPKEFKLLKLFLSSPDRVFTKAQIFNNVWKDEYVNDDNTVMVHIKRLRNKIEDNPNNPRYIVTVWGIGYKLGD from the coding sequence TTGAAAAAATCAAAGATTTTAGTGGTAGAAGATGATGAAGAAATAAATGATTTAATATATCGTGCTTTAAAAAATGAGGGCTATGATATAGTCCAATGTTTTAATGGAAAAGAAGCTATAGAAAAATATAACAATACCTTTAATTTAGTAATACTTGATTTAATGCTTCCTTATATTGATGGAATAGAAGTACTTAGGCAAATTAGAACTGTTAATAACGCACCTGTTATTATTCTTTCAGCTAAAGCAGAAGAAACAGATAGAATAATTGGATTAGGTATGGGAGCCGATGATTATATGGTAAAACCATTTTCAGTAAGAGAGTTAATTGCAAGGGTTAAAGCTCAACTTAGAAGATATGTTTATTATAATGAAAGTAAAAAAAGACCTATTTTAGAACATGATGAATTAAAATTAGATACTTTAAATTATAAGGTATATAAACAAACTAAAGAGCTAAGTTTAACTCCAAAAGAATTTAAACTTTTAAAATTATTTCTTTCAAGCCCAGATAGAGTATTTACAAAAGCTCAGATATTTAATAATGTATGGAAAGATGAATATGTAAATGATGATAATACTGTAATGGTTCATATAAAAAGATTAAGAAATAAGATTGAGGACAACCCCAATAATCCTAGATATATAGTAACCGTATGGGGAATTGGATATAAACTTGGTGATTAA
- a CDS encoding sensor histidine kinase — MNVFVYILIIIIIILMILIVLLNRKLNYISKILEEVIQGNFNQRIRLQNHIKSINTITININKLIEKLQRIFEKNKINEDSIKKMISNISHDLRTPLTSMLGYIELILSDTNLSEEEKRKYIEIVYGKGNHLHSLMEEFFQVSKIESNDVKLEIKQLNISEIVRQNVLLFFNEFKEYNKKIQINIPEKDIYAFGDEKSLNRILNNLVNNALKYGSEGTLVGINLKEDESYVFVDVWDNGAGIPKEEIDYVFDRLYTVEKSRKLNLKSSGLGLTIVKKLVEAQNGTISLKSIPFEKTEFTFALPKTLIENEIKH, encoded by the coding sequence ATGAATGTATTTGTGTATATTTTAATAATTATAATAATTATTCTTATGATTTTAATAGTTTTGTTAAATAGAAAATTAAATTATATAAGTAAAATACTAGAGGAAGTTATACAAGGAAACTTTAATCAAAGAATAAGACTTCAAAATCATATAAAATCAATAAATACTATAACTATTAACATAAATAAGTTAATAGAAAAACTTCAAAGGATATTTGAAAAAAATAAAATCAATGAAGATTCTATAAAAAAAATGATATCTAATATATCTCATGACTTGAGAACACCGTTAACTTCAATGCTTGGATATATAGAACTTATTCTTAGTGATACCAATTTAAGTGAAGAGGAAAAAAGAAAATATATTGAGATAGTTTACGGTAAAGGTAATCATTTACATAGTCTTATGGAGGAGTTTTTTCAGGTTTCTAAAATTGAATCTAATGATGTTAAATTGGAAATAAAACAATTAAATATTTCAGAAATTGTGAGACAAAATGTACTATTATTTTTTAATGAATTTAAGGAATATAATAAGAAGATACAAATAAATATTCCGGAAAAGGATATATACGCCTTTGGGGATGAAAAATCATTAAATAGAATTTTAAATAACCTTGTAAACAATGCTTTGAAATATGGTTCAGAAGGTACTCTTGTGGGAATTAATTTAAAAGAAGATGAAAGCTATGTTTTTGTAGATGTATGGGATAATGGTGCTGGAATTCCAAAAGAAGAAATAGATTATGTTTTCGATAGATTATATACCGTCGAAAAGTCTAGAAAATTAAATTTAAAGAGTAGCGGTTTAGGGCTTACTATAGTCAAAAAATTAGTGGAAGCTCAAAATGGGACTATTTCTCTAAAAAGTATTCCCTTTGAAAAGACTGAATTTACATTTGCACTTCCTAAAACATTAATAGAAAATGAGATAAAACATTAG
- a CDS encoding ABC transporter ATP-binding protein — translation MEYILKTYNLTKEFKSFSAVKNLNMSIEKGQIYGFLGQNGAGKTTTIRMIMGLIKATSGEIELFSQKASNKKLLQRIGSMIEYPGFYLNLTAKENLEIHRRMMGVQDKKCIADSLKIVGIENVANKKVRDFSLGMKQRLGIARAILHHPEFLILDEPTNGLDPLGIKEIRELIIDLCKKQGITFLVSSHILSEIQQMASKIGIIHKGELLEEIAYDELQKRNRHYINIRVNDDKKASFILEQKLNIKDYVIWEKNILRVYENLQQVANINKILVSNDIFIDEICLKVDSLEDHFIKLTGGQ, via the coding sequence ATGGAGTATATTCTTAAGACTTACAATTTAACTAAGGAATTTAAAAGTTTTTCTGCAGTTAAAAATTTAAATATGAGTATTGAAAAAGGACAGATATATGGTTTCCTTGGACAAAATGGTGCAGGTAAAACAACTACCATAAGAATGATTATGGGGCTTATAAAAGCAACTTCTGGAGAGATAGAACTCTTCTCTCAAAAGGCTTCAAATAAAAAGCTTCTTCAAAGAATAGGTTCTATGATAGAATATCCTGGATTTTATCTTAACTTAACAGCAAAAGAAAATCTAGAGATACATAGAAGAATGATGGGGGTTCAAGATAAAAAATGTATAGCAGATTCATTAAAAATAGTGGGTATAGAAAATGTAGCAAATAAAAAAGTGAGAGATTTTTCCTTAGGTATGAAACAAAGATTAGGAATAGCTAGAGCTATTTTACATCATCCTGAATTTTTAATATTGGATGAGCCTACAAATGGTCTAGATCCACTAGGAATAAAAGAAATTAGAGAATTAATTATAGACTTATGTAAAAAGCAAGGAATTACTTTCTTAGTATCCAGCCATATATTAAGTGAAATTCAGCAAATGGCAAGTAAAATAGGAATAATTCATAAGGGTGAGCTTTTAGAAGAAATAGCTTATGATGAATTACAAAAAAGAAACAGGCATTATATTAATATTAGAGTAAACGATGATAAAAAAGCTTCTTTCATTCTAGAGCAAAAGCTAAATATTAAAGATTATGTTATATGGGAAAAAAATATTTTAAGAGTTTACGAAAATTTACAGCAAGTAGCTAATATAAACAAAATATTAGTTTCAAATGACATATTTATAGATGAGATTTGCTTGAAGGTAGATAGTCTAGAGGATCACTTTATAAAACTTACGGGAGGCCAATAA
- a CDS encoding ABC transporter permease, which translates to MFNIVYSEFLKIKKSYLFIITLIASIFIPVIQCIQSLSNNYDGVSEVLRYALMKGYRVNIEVVSFQFLYTVFLSLIAGYIYSREFTDKTANIIYSYPISRTKIFIGKLITLYIIIIFIYVIQFLAVYLTVYIAWNQLPPKNIIITDLKVNIYSALLQFLIMPIPILIGSISKNIIFPVVYGILGAVSSSFMMFTGIYMQCSPFMLPALPIYYFHIGDPIDFILTITNAVLTFTISMFLCIYYYNKLDIN; encoded by the coding sequence ATGTTTAATATAGTTTACTCAGAATTTTTAAAAATAAAAAAATCATATTTATTTATTATAACTTTAATTGCGTCAATTTTTATTCCCGTTATTCAATGCATTCAATCACTTTCAAATAATTATGATGGAGTCTCAGAGGTATTAAGATACGCACTTATGAAAGGTTACCGAGTGAATATAGAAGTAGTTTCCTTTCAGTTTTTATATACAGTTTTTTTATCTTTAATAGCTGGCTATATTTATTCCAGAGAATTCACTGATAAAACAGCTAATATAATATATTCATATCCAATTAGTAGAACAAAAATATTTATAGGTAAACTAATAACTCTATATATAATAATTATATTTATATATGTAATTCAGTTTTTAGCCGTATATTTAACAGTATACATAGCGTGGAATCAGTTACCTCCTAAGAATATTATTATTACAGATTTGAAAGTTAATATATATTCTGCACTATTACAATTTTTAATAATGCCCATACCTATATTAATAGGAAGTATATCTAAAAATATTATTTTCCCTGTAGTATATGGAATACTTGGTGCTGTGTCTTCTTCATTTATGATGTTTACGGGTATATATATGCAGTGTTCTCCTTTTATGTTACCTGCACTACCAATATATTATTTTCATATTGGAGATCCTATTGATTTTATATTAACTATTACTAATGCTGTACTTACTTTTACTATATCTATGTTTTTATGCATTTATTATTACAATAAGTTAGATATAAATTAA
- a CDS encoding ABC transporter permease, with protein MMNIIYSEFLKLKKSNIMLIVLIGGISMSLLMFTARLVTETHMSFENYAYNIEQINYLLLYVVLFSLISAYVFSREFTEKTANVLYCYPVSRIKIFIAKIFIIYILISLVYVIEVASILLSYYFLNGNFPAGHLIIKDIKANLCSLIFQFLLVPIPILIANISKNIMIPTVFGILAFIISGVFSSYSGYIKYMPLLTPFTSVKYFYLSEYINFNYIIISGSLCFLFFMTISIYEFNKKDID; from the coding sequence ATGATGAATATAATATACTCTGAATTTTTAAAATTGAAAAAATCGAATATTATGCTTATAGTTTTAATTGGCGGAATAAGTATGTCATTACTTATGTTTACAGCACGACTTGTAACTGAAACACATATGTCTTTTGAAAATTACGCATATAATATTGAGCAAATAAATTATTTATTACTTTATGTAGTTTTATTTTCATTAATATCAGCCTATGTTTTTTCTAGAGAGTTTACAGAGAAAACAGCTAATGTCTTATATTGTTATCCAGTGAGTAGGATAAAAATTTTTATAGCAAAAATTTTTATAATATATATACTAATTTCTTTAGTTTATGTCATTGAGGTTGCGTCTATACTTTTAAGTTATTATTTTTTAAATGGAAATTTTCCAGCGGGGCACCTTATAATTAAGGATATAAAAGCTAATTTGTGTTCTCTTATTTTTCAATTTTTACTAGTGCCTATCCCAATTCTAATTGCAAACATAAGTAAAAATATTATGATACCAACAGTATTTGGTATATTAGCTTTCATTATATCAGGTGTTTTTTCTTCCTATTCCGGATATATCAAGTATATGCCTTTATTGACACCTTTTACTTCAGTTAAGTATTTTTACTTGTCTGAATATATTAACTTTAATTATATTATAATTTCTGGTAGTTTATGTTTTCTTTTTTTTATGACTATTTCTATATATGAATTTAACAAAAAAGATATAGATTAA
- a CDS encoding peptidase S41 gives MDKFIKNTICFSLIFFTLFFTGCGSQYLGGDRNIKWKKDLSYLQKALPKKHVNLFFKISEEKFNEEINTLKNSVDNLNDDEIVNGIYKIIASVGDTHTSAYKKSLDMYPLQFYYFKEGIYVTNTISKYKDVLYSKLIRINGTDVKKVEQAILPLVAKDNKAMLKKSIPKYLMNAEVLHGLKIVSNTKEATFTFKNEKGRTFDINIDTIDMETFKGKFIIDKYNDTYPLYMQKSNLNYWYKYISSEKTLYFKYNKCLGVQESNNEKAKNMEEFTNELLKFMNNHPIHKFIIDMRDNSGGSDKYIKPFITWLKNKKINNKNNLFIIVGRKTFSSAIVNAVMLKKETNATFVGEPTSGRPNHYGAVKKFILPNSKIAVQYSTQFNKLSEDNSNTFMPDKMIEISIKDYLNKKDPVLDYILNYSVEEN, from the coding sequence ATGGATAAATTTATAAAGAATACTATTTGCTTTAGTTTAATTTTTTTTACACTATTTTTTACAGGTTGCGGATCACAATATTTAGGAGGAGATAGAAACATTAAGTGGAAAAAAGATTTAAGCTATCTACAAAAGGCCCTTCCTAAGAAACATGTAAACTTATTTTTTAAAATCAGTGAAGAAAAATTTAATGAAGAAATAAATACTTTAAAAAATTCTGTGGATAATTTAAATGATGATGAAATAGTTAACGGTATATATAAAATAATTGCTTCTGTAGGTGATACCCATACATCAGCTTATAAAAAATCTTTAGATATGTACCCTTTACAATTTTATTACTTTAAAGAAGGAATTTATGTAACTAATACTATAAGTAAATATAAGGACGTGCTTTATTCAAAACTAATAAGAATAAATGGAACAGATGTGAAAAAAGTTGAACAAGCTATTCTACCTTTAGTTGCTAAGGACAATAAAGCTATGCTAAAGAAGAGTATTCCAAAATATTTAATGAATGCTGAGGTTCTCCATGGCCTTAAAATTGTATCTAACACAAAAGAGGCAACTTTCACTTTTAAAAATGAAAAGGGCAGGACCTTTGATATAAATATAGATACCATAGATATGGAAACATTTAAAGGGAAATTTATTATTGATAAATATAATGATACATATCCATTATATATGCAGAAATCAAATTTAAACTATTGGTATAAATATATTTCAAGTGAAAAAACTCTATACTTTAAATATAATAAGTGCCTTGGAGTTCAAGAGTCTAATAATGAAAAAGCTAAAAACATGGAAGAATTTACAAATGAACTTTTAAAATTTATGAACAATCATCCTATTCATAAGTTTATAATTGACATGAGAGATAATTCTGGTGGTAGTGATAAATATATAAAGCCTTTTATAACTTGGCTAAAAAATAAAAAAATAAATAACAAAAACAATCTTTTTATTATAGTAGGAAGAAAGACTTTTTCTTCAGCCATAGTTAATGCTGTTATGTTAAAAAAAGAAACTAATGCTACTTTTGTTGGAGAGCCTACTAGTGGCAGACCTAATCATTATGGAGCTGTAAAAAAATTCATACTTCCTAATTCAAAAATAGCAGTACAATATTCAACACAATTTAATAAATTATCAGAAGATAACTCTAATACTTTTATGCCTGATAAGATGATTGAAATATCTATAAAAGATTATTTAAATAAAAAAGATCCTGTTTTGGATTATATACTAAATTATAGTGTAGAAGAAAACTAA
- a CDS encoding penicillin-binding transpeptidase domain-containing protein: MLKLNFKRLFTVLTTVVLLFSTTFILAGCSLKEKNAIETFNEYKGYWQKKDYKSMYGMLSKEAKSKITEKNFVDRYSNIYNGIEAKNISIDVETTDKKAEKIPFSLTMTTVAGKINIKGYEATMIKEKTDNKKVWTINWSEKMIFPQMEAKDKVRVETIPAKRGEIHDRNGYGLATNGTIVSIGVKPKDFNVNKEDNITKLAKILDIKPSVIENKLKANSNPEYFVPIVNISPDKKDIIAEAMKINGVIHQKPESRIYQGGEAMGSLVGYVGSITAEELKKLDGQGYSATSIIGKRGLEQVYENKLRAKDGKFIYISKQKDGTETKKIKIAKTEPKNGENITLSIDAELQKKIYESMNGEKGASTAINPKTGEVLAMVSSPSFDPNLFTTYAPESTKAQWEKDKNIQFDNRFKAAYAPGSTFKLFTAAAGLEKGSINPAEAINIQGKQWQPDSSWGAYKVTRVADPGKSVNLKDAFIYSDNIYFAQAGLKMGKEAFLEKAKSFGIGEKMPIDYPIVKSQISSDNNIKNDIQLADSSYGQGQVLMSPLHVALMYSSVVNQGNMMVPSLHLQSDKNAPKIWKKNVISEKNANILLEDLKQVIDNPSGTGRGVKIDGVALAGKTGTAELKKSVDDTTGEEYGWLVTMNTDNPKMVLATIIEDVKSKGGSHYVIPMQKKVLQYYFIQKGKN; the protein is encoded by the coding sequence ATGTTAAAGCTAAATTTTAAAAGACTTTTTACTGTATTAACTACAGTAGTATTGCTATTTTCAACAACCTTTATTTTAGCTGGTTGTTCCTTAAAAGAAAAAAATGCTATAGAAACCTTTAATGAGTATAAAGGTTATTGGCAAAAAAAAGATTATAAAAGCATGTATGGAATGTTATCTAAGGAAGCAAAATCTAAAATTACGGAAAAAAACTTTGTAGATAGATATTCTAATATTTATAATGGCATAGAGGCAAAGAATATTTCTATCGATGTAGAAACTACTGATAAAAAAGCGGAAAAGATACCTTTTTCACTAACTATGACAACTGTAGCCGGAAAGATAAATATTAAGGGCTATGAAGCAACTATGATTAAAGAGAAAACAGATAATAAAAAAGTTTGGACTATTAATTGGAGTGAAAAAATGATATTCCCTCAAATGGAGGCTAAAGACAAAGTTAGAGTTGAGACTATTCCAGCTAAAAGAGGAGAAATTCATGATAGAAATGGCTATGGACTTGCTACAAATGGAACTATCGTGTCTATTGGCGTTAAACCTAAAGATTTTAATGTAAATAAAGAAGATAATATCACAAAATTAGCTAAAATTTTAGATATAAAACCTTCAGTGATAGAAAATAAATTAAAAGCTAACAGTAATCCTGAGTACTTTGTACCTATTGTTAATATATCTCCTGATAAAAAAGATATAATTGCAGAAGCTATGAAAATTAATGGAGTAATACATCAGAAACCAGAAAGTAGAATCTATCAAGGTGGGGAAGCTATGGGTTCATTAGTAGGATACGTTGGATCTATAACAGCGGAGGAACTTAAAAAGTTGGATGGCCAAGGATACAGTGCTACTAGTATTATAGGTAAAAGAGGATTAGAGCAGGTTTATGAAAATAAATTAAGAGCTAAAGATGGTAAATTTATTTATATATCAAAACAAAAAGATGGAACTGAAACAAAAAAAATAAAAATTGCAAAAACAGAACCTAAAAATGGAGAAAACATAACTCTTTCTATAGATGCAGAACTTCAAAAGAAAATATACGAGAGTATGAATGGAGAGAAGGGGGCTTCTACAGCTATAAACCCTAAAACTGGAGAAGTTCTTGCAATGGTAAGTTCCCCATCTTTTGATCCTAATTTGTTTACAACCTATGCCCCTGAAAGCACTAAAGCACAATGGGAAAAGGATAAAAATATACAATTTGATAATAGATTCAAAGCTGCATACGCTCCTGGCTCAACATTTAAGTTATTTACTGCAGCAGCAGGATTAGAAAAAGGGAGTATAAACCCAGCAGAAGCCATTAACATACAAGGAAAGCAGTGGCAACCTGATAGTAGTTGGGGAGCATATAAGGTTACAAGAGTAGCAGACCCAGGAAAGTCAGTTAATTTAAAAGATGCCTTTATATATTCTGATAATATATATTTTGCTCAAGCGGGTCTTAAAATGGGTAAGGAGGCTTTTTTAGAAAAAGCTAAATCTTTTGGTATAGGAGAAAAAATGCCTATAGATTATCCAATTGTAAAATCTCAAATTTCTTCTGATAATAACATAAAAAACGATATTCAACTAGCAGATAGTTCTTACGGACAAGGTCAAGTATTGATGAGTCCACTACATGTAGCTTTAATGTATAGTTCCGTGGTGAATCAAGGTAATATGATGGTGCCTAGTCTACATCTTCAAAGTGATAAGAATGCTCCAAAGATATGGAAGAAAAATGTTATTTCTGAGAAAAATGCAAATATACTTTTAGAAGATCTTAAACAGGTTATAGATAATCCATCTGGTACAGGACGTGGAGTTAAAATAGATGGAGTAGCTTTGGCTGGTAAAACAGGTACAGCAGAATTGAAAAAAAGTGTTGATGATACTACTGGCGAAGAATATGGATGGCTTGTTACTATGAATACTGATAATCCTAAAATGGTACTCGCTACTATAATTGAAGATGTTAAGTCTAAAGGTGGAAGCCATTATGTTATACCTATGCAAAAGAAAGTTTTGCAATATTACTTTATTCAAAAGGGTAAAAACTAA
- a CDS encoding class I SAM-dependent methyltransferase — protein sequence MDNGIFEEMWKGSFSEDLSEIQNFWDLRAEDFNENSTKKETQMRKLDLIEFLFSKGALNKENNILDIGCGPGKYSMEFAKIAESVMGVDISPKMIEYAEKNVKSQGLNNVSFKLIPWQNLNIEELGWNKKFDLSFASMSPAINSKETLLKMIETSKNYCFISGFVHRNNNIYDELSKKLFGQEQKNKKKVGNSIYCAFNILWNLGFHPEITYKDVVWRKECTVEKATESYILQFSKQGSDDKHLKEKIKDYLETISKNDKIKETTKAKIAWMFWKVS from the coding sequence ATGGATAATGGTATTTTTGAAGAAATGTGGAAAGGTTCGTTTTCAGAGGATCTATCTGAAATACAAAACTTTTGGGATTTACGTGCGGAGGATTTTAATGAAAACTCTACAAAAAAAGAAACACAAATGAGAAAATTAGATTTAATAGAGTTCCTTTTTTCAAAAGGGGCTTTAAATAAAGAAAATAATATTTTAGATATTGGCTGTGGGCCTGGTAAATATTCAATGGAATTTGCAAAGATTGCAGAAAGTGTAATGGGTGTTGATATATCTCCTAAAATGATTGAATATGCTGAAAAAAATGTAAAAAGCCAAGGATTAAACAATGTAAGTTTTAAACTTATTCCATGGCAAAATTTAAATATAGAAGAATTAGGATGGAATAAAAAATTTGATCTTTCCTTTGCTTCTATGAGCCCTGCTATAAATAGTAAAGAGACCCTTCTTAAGATGATTGAAACCTCTAAAAATTACTGTTTTATTAGCGGTTTTGTACATAGAAATAATAATATTTATGATGAGTTATCAAAAAAACTTTTTGGACAAGAACAAAAAAATAAGAAAAAAGTTGGCAATAGCATTTATTGTGCTTTTAATATCCTTTGGAACCTTGGTTTTCATCCCGAAATAACTTATAAAGATGTAGTATGGAGAAAAGAATGTACCGTTGAAAAAGCAACCGAATCTTATATTTTACAATTTAGTAAGCAAGGTTCAGATGATAAGCATTTAAAAGAAAAAATTAAAGATTATTTAGAAACTATAAGTAAGAATGATAAGATAAAGGAAACAACTAAAGCTAAAATTGCTTGGATGTTTTGGAAAGTATCGTAG
- a CDS encoding PadR family transcriptional regulator — MARRNTLEEGYLTDAYYYLLLCMLKPIHGYAMMERVKEISDNSFEIGPANLYTSLKKLLDARLIRLVSEEQGERKTYEIQKKGKTLLMKDYLRRKEMVSHAEKVIKGMGDYYE, encoded by the coding sequence ATGGCAAGACGTAATACACTGGAAGAAGGATACTTAACAGATGCTTATTATTATTTATTATTATGTATGCTAAAACCTATTCATGGATATGCCATGATGGAGCGAGTTAAAGAAATCTCAGATAATAGTTTTGAAATTGGTCCTGCTAATTTGTATACTTCACTTAAAAAGCTTTTAGATGCGAGATTAATTAGGTTAGTTTCAGAAGAGCAAGGTGAGAGAAAAACATATGAGATTCAAAAAAAAGGTAAAACACTTTTAATGAAGGACTATTTAAGACGTAAAGAAATGGTTTCTCATGCAGAAAAAGTTATAAAAGGAATGGGGGATTATTATGAATAA
- a CDS encoding DUF2812 domain-containing protein: protein MNKNIRKMSNNGWDISKNTMLDKMSQWAKEGWLLHSSSIFSFEFIKGEPQDLIYTMDFQEHIDDLDEYLMIFKHAGWEFVCESYGYRIFKASPGTLPIYTDPTPLEEARKKRVNINIFLLVFSIALMAVFSFIGHRIEGGAGEIFFIILVGIAAASFGWNITWFYGLHFRKNK from the coding sequence ATGAATAAAAATATACGGAAAATGAGTAATAATGGATGGGATATATCAAAAAATACTATGCTAGATAAAATGTCTCAATGGGCAAAAGAGGGGTGGCTGCTTCATTCAAGCTCAATTTTTTCCTTTGAGTTTATAAAGGGTGAACCTCAGGATTTAATATATACTATGGATTTTCAGGAACATATTGATGATTTAGATGAATATTTGATGATTTTTAAGCATGCTGGCTGGGAATTTGTTTGTGAATCTTATGGTTATCGAATTTTCAAAGCATCACCAGGAACGCTGCCAATATATACAGATCCAACACCATTAGAAGAGGCTAGAAAAAAGCGTGTTAATATAAATATATTCTTACTGGTTTTCAGCATTGCACTGATGGCTGTATTTAGTTTCATTGGACATCGTATAGAAGGTGGCGCTGGAGAAATTTTTTTCATAATTTTAGTTGGAATAGCTGCAGCATCATTTGGATGGAACATTACATGGTTCTATGGATTGCATTTTAGAAAAAATAAATAG